The Streptomyces sp. HUAS MG91 sequence GGAGAATCCGCGGGTCACCGCCTCGGTTCCGGCGATCATCAGCAGCGGGCGAGGCGCGATCTTGGCGACGCCGGCGAAGGAGTCGAACTGGTCGAGGAGGTCCGCGCTGCGCACGACCAGGTCCCCCGTGGAGCGCGGGTACCTGCCACGGGCGTCTTGTAGTAGTCGACGAACTCGGCCGTCGGGGCGGGGGTGTCGGCATCGGCCTTCTCCGGCAGCACGGCGAACGTCGCCGCGGGCTCGCCGACGGCTTCGGCGCTGCGGAGGTTCCCGGAGTTCGCCACCATCTGCTGCCAGCCCTCGAGGTCGGCGCCGCGGAAGAAGCTGGGCACGTCGGTCCCGGAGACGCCTGCCACGCCGCTCGGCGCGGTCAGCTTCTGCCGGTCCTCGGGCGTCGGTACCTCGACGAAGGCCGTGCCGGTGGTGTCCGCGGGCAGCGAGGCCAGCACTCCGGCGAGGGCGGGCAGCCCCGATTCGTCGGCGGCGAGCACCACTTGGCGCACTCCGTCCGGCGCGTGGAA is a genomic window containing:
- a CDS encoding siderophore-interacting protein, whose translation is MPRGNLTTTRTKPETQGPLRLHVPRRERISPHFMRVTLGGGDIERFRPMGYDQWFRPFLPAPEGTETSLDRVPQRLTAVSYLKLLAAPKGARPVLRNYTVRAHRPHGPEGPELDVDFVLHGHKEGAAPGPAATWAEHCSAGDTVVLVDEGIGFHAPDGVRQVVLAADESGLPALAGVLASLPADTTGTAFVEVPTPEDRQKLTAPSGVAGVSGTDVPSFFRGADLEGWQQMVANSGNLRSAEAVGEPAATFAVLPEKADADTPAPTAEFVDYYKTPVAGTRAPRGTWSCAARTSSTSSTPSPASPRSRLARC